The following proteins come from a genomic window of Lolium rigidum isolate FL_2022 chromosome 5, APGP_CSIRO_Lrig_0.1, whole genome shotgun sequence:
- the LOC124651910 gene encoding oryzain alpha chain-like → MRGSTALMAALLLLVSLAAADIPIPHREKSEEEMRLIFVEWKAKMGKTYSSAGEEERRYATFKDSLRRIDQHNAAGIHSYRLGLNNFSDLTQEEFSATPCLVIQSVHDKDKAAWRLIIYMLFVCGFLIVYFIWTNWLACGWGRLFVLQRKSLLN, encoded by the coding sequence ATGAGGGGCTCCACGGCTCTCAtggcggcgctgctgctgctggtgtcgCTGGCGGCGGCCGACATCCCCATACCGCACAGGGAAAAGAGCGAGGAGGAGATGAGGCTGATTTTCGTGGAGTGGAAGGCTAAGATGGGGAAGACCTACAGCTctgccggcgaggaggagcgccGTTACGCGACGTTCAAGGACTCGCTGCGCCGAATCGACCAGCATAACGCCGCCGGGATCCACTCGTACCGCCTGGGGCTCAACAATTTCTCCGATCTCACCCAGGAGGAGTTCAGCGCTACCCCCTGCCTAGTTATTCAGTCAGTTCACGACAAGGACAAGGCAGCGTGGAGGTTGATTATATACATGCTGTTTGTTTGTGGTTTCCTCATTGTTTACTTCATTTGGACCAACTGGCTGGCCTGTGGGTGGGGAAGACTCTTTGTGCTTCAACGTAAGTCCTTGCTGAACTAG